The uncultured Desulfobulbus sp. genome window below encodes:
- a CDS encoding DUF4390 domain-containing protein has protein sequence MKQRQLPLLLLCGLLLLIHPGMAWSAQEINPEIKDIIVTTSDVNLLLFATVKNGFTPQMVQEAQVGTPIVFTYKLELLKTSTHWLDTSLVETAVTHTLTYDQATKKYTISFSNEPDRVEITSDLDEAQRLMTELNGVKVIALSRLIPDAPYAIQFKVVLKKGSLPLGMQKVLPFSSLWNFETDWRTIEFRY, from the coding sequence ATGAAACAACGACAACTACCTCTTCTGCTTCTCTGTGGCTTGCTCCTACTCATTCATCCTGGAATGGCTTGGTCTGCACAGGAGATCAATCCGGAAATTAAAGATATTATTGTCACCACCTCCGATGTCAACCTCCTCCTGTTTGCCACTGTCAAAAATGGATTTACTCCGCAGATGGTACAGGAAGCTCAAGTCGGAACCCCTATCGTTTTTACCTACAAGCTCGAGCTTTTAAAGACCTCGACCCATTGGTTGGATACCTCTTTGGTGGAAACTGCGGTGACCCACACCCTCACCTACGATCAAGCGACTAAGAAATATACAATCAGCTTTTCCAATGAGCCTGATCGAGTGGAAATAACCTCCGATCTGGATGAGGCACAACGCCTGATGACAGAGCTCAACGGCGTCAAAGTCATCGCCCTCTCCCGCCTTATCCCCGATGCCCCATACGCTATTCAGTTCAAGGTGGTTCTCAAAAAAGGATCACTTCCTTTGGGCATGCAGAAGGTGCTCCCCTTTTCTTCACTGTGGAACTTTGAAACTGACTGGCGCACGATCGAATTCAGATACTGA
- a CDS encoding ATP-binding protein, with translation MIQAIVPVAVHHETSQTWFLIASLLIPSAQLETMQTITEGIMGYQQMIMLKAPIKFSLIIMLLIITLLILFGAIWFGFYIARGLTGPINKLAEATQRVADGDMEFIVEKEADDEMGMLVDSFNFMTAKILASNRQLAQTHRALESSTEISEQRRRYLETILKNVAAGVIALDENNRITTINRFAEELLAIEPASFLGQDFHDALPRQHGLIVESFLNDLLKSGKTSIERHLRITIRRGETLSLQVNVTRLIDERQQPIGFVFVFDDLTNLEKAQHLAAWQEVARRIAHEIKNPLTPIQLSAQRLRKRYLESMGENREVFDQCTTTIVNQVEEIKNLVSEFSDFARMPQLRKERTDLARLIGEIVLLYQEAHKHLMISSELHTKVPPFLFDAVQIKRVLINLLDNAVSVLSQEGMITVRLRLSKDSKSARLEVADNGPGMSDEVKLRVFEPYYSNRKTGTGLGLAIAQTIIHEHGGDIRVSDNYPSGAVFAVELPLET, from the coding sequence TTGATTCAGGCCATAGTTCCGGTGGCTGTTCACCACGAGACCAGCCAAACCTGGTTTCTCATTGCCAGTCTTCTCATCCCATCAGCTCAGCTGGAGACCATGCAGACCATTACTGAGGGGATCATGGGCTATCAGCAGATGATTATGCTCAAAGCACCAATCAAGTTTAGCCTGATCATCATGTTGCTGATCATTACCCTCTTAATTCTTTTTGGTGCGATCTGGTTTGGTTTTTACATTGCCCGGGGCCTCACCGGTCCAATCAATAAACTGGCCGAAGCTACACAGCGGGTAGCCGATGGCGACATGGAATTCATTGTCGAAAAAGAAGCAGACGATGAGATGGGCATGCTGGTTGATTCCTTCAACTTCATGACTGCCAAGATCCTGGCTTCGAACCGGCAACTGGCTCAGACGCACCGTGCGCTGGAATCGAGCACCGAGATCTCAGAACAGCGTCGCCGCTACCTGGAAACCATTCTCAAAAACGTCGCTGCCGGGGTTATTGCTCTGGATGAGAACAACCGAATAACCACAATCAATCGCTTTGCCGAAGAGTTACTGGCCATTGAACCGGCATCCTTTCTTGGCCAGGATTTCCATGACGCCCTACCCCGCCAACACGGCCTCATCGTGGAAAGTTTTCTCAATGATCTCCTTAAAAGCGGCAAGACATCGATTGAGCGCCATCTGCGGATAACCATTCGTCGAGGCGAGACGCTCTCACTCCAGGTCAACGTTACCCGGCTTATCGATGAACGGCAGCAGCCCATAGGCTTTGTTTTCGTCTTTGACGATCTCACCAACCTGGAAAAGGCCCAGCACCTGGCCGCCTGGCAGGAGGTTGCCCGCCGCATTGCCCATGAGATTAAAAACCCGCTCACCCCAATTCAACTCTCCGCCCAGCGACTCAGAAAACGATATCTGGAGAGCATGGGAGAGAATCGAGAGGTCTTTGACCAGTGCACCACGACCATCGTCAACCAGGTCGAAGAGATCAAAAACCTGGTCAGTGAATTCTCTGATTTTGCCCGCATGCCACAGCTTCGAAAGGAGCGTACTGACCTTGCGCGATTGATTGGAGAAATAGTCCTGCTCTATCAGGAAGCGCACAAGCATCTCATGATCAGCTCCGAATTGCACACTAAGGTACCGCCTTTTCTTTTTGATGCAGTCCAGATAAAGCGGGTTCTCATTAACCTCTTAGATAATGCGGTCTCTGTCCTGTCGCAGGAGGGAATGATTACGGTCCGTCTGAGATTGAGCAAGGATAGCAAATCGGCTCGACTGGAGGTGGCGGATAATGGCCCAGGTATGAGTGATGAAGTCAAACTCCGGGTGTTTGAACCGTATTACTCCAACCGTAAAACCGGTACCGGCCTCGGACTCGCCATTGCCCAGACCATTATTCATGAACATGGTGGTGACATC